A stretch of DNA from Lycium ferocissimum isolate CSIRO_LF1 chromosome 4, AGI_CSIRO_Lferr_CH_V1, whole genome shotgun sequence:
ATAGATGAGAATCTCAGTGGATATTATCCCATGGAAGATATATACAAGGTTAGCAAATCTAAATATATCTTCATGTTCAAGTCTCCTATTCTTCGTCTTTTCTGATAGCCAGTAAACTACACCTGCAGATCTGACATTTTCTCATTACTCTGCAGATGGCAGAAATTGCAGACTGGTGCCTAAGTGAAAATGCAATTAACAGACCAGAAATTCGGGAGGTGGTTGTTGCATTATCTCAAATCAGGACCTCATCCACAGAATGGGAGGCATCATTAGGAGGCGATAGCATGGTTTTTAGTGGAGTCTTTAACGGGAGATGAAAtgtatttcaagaatcaaaactcttaatttttaaaatagagtGAAAATTTTACTACTGCCAGCAGTCAATGTTCTGCTAATTGTtggaatttctttttctttttcctgtcTTGTAAAGTTACAGAATGTTTTGGTAAACAGGCATATACACTCAACTTTGTGATTTCTACTAGCTTGAGAGTAATCCTTCTAAATTTCTGTTATTCATTGACCAAATATGTACAGACATAGGATAACAATGTGTCATCTTCAACAGAGAAATTTATAGAGTCTGGACTTTATGCTGTTATGCAGAATAAAATCCAATACTTGATGTTAGGACTTAATATGCTAACAAGTGCCTCAGCTACTGCAAGCATACATGGATGAGTTGTTCATCCAAGAATATCTTAAGCTCAACCAAATTTGTCCAATTAGACTGTTCTAAGCACTCATTAACTCGATTCGAAATCAAATTTGAGTGATCAATCCCTATAACTAGCTAATGTAATAGTCACAAGGACAGTAACAGAGTTTGCACCTCCAGTGCAGATTCTTTCTATCAAAGAGAAAAGGACGTTatgaccttccaattagtggagaGGATTTTGGATCCTGAAGGGAGATTATAGTTTCAAAAGCACCCACCAATGCCTTGACCTTGCTTCTCCTGGTCTTGGCAAGCTTGCTTGCAGTAACTTCAAGTACGTTGTTGAATAAACTGGGAGTTTCTTTTGTGTCTTCTATAGCATGGGATCGAAGATTTACTGTCATAACTTCGTCTTTAGTAGCAGCATCTGAATGGCCATCAGCAGTGGATCTGCTCAAGCCTTTTCCTCTAGGATTACCATTACCATTTTCATTTTCGCGCTTATCTTGTACGGTGACTTGCCTAAACTTTTGTCTCCTTGGACTGGAATTCTCAGACTCGATATCAgttgtctttccttttttgaaCTTGAGCAGTTTAGGACTGCAATCTTCATTTTCTAACCCAACTTGTCCAGCCCTCTGAGGTTTTATGTCTTGCTTTTGAGTTGTAGTTCCATTTTGTTTGGTGCTAGAGCCTGTTCCATCACAGTTAAAAGACTCATTTGCTGAAGTTGATGATGAAATGGAAGGCTGGGTGGGCCCATTTTCTCTTGAGCTATCGCCGCCTGAAGATGCAGGAGTGGATGGGGAACAAAGGGGTAATGAAGCTATCTTCCCTCGTCTTGGAACGTCTCTATCCAAAGAGGATTCTTTGGCATTACTACTTTCTGAAATCCCTGTAGTGTGGCTTTTAGGCTTCGATTCTCTAAGATACGACGACTTCTTTGTAACATTTTCATAACTGATTTTCCCAGTCTTGCTTGGTGTAAAATTAGTCCTACTGTTAACGTGAGATGCCTTTCTTGGGGAGTTGCTACTGGATGTTCTGCTTGATACCTTCTTCACAGAAGA
This window harbors:
- the LOC132052378 gene encoding uncharacterized protein LOC132052378, which produces MADMAGGIPESLEKIEPVVSRVRRNSTGSLGFEMGESKVLSRYLGVPTRSCHDMCKFGFEHDSPTKAKIPRPTRCGATLGKIPERKRVPGSAKPSSEIKNQTTCQVNGQEIPTSTKKAAAFENHQSDFPSRSHQRRYSDIFIPGRSSKLQESLLAGSSSRQNHSCKMEEHGGSSELRKKKNVVTSTVSVSPKSSVKKVSSRTSSSNSPRKASHVNSRTNFTPSKTGKISYENVTKKSSYLRESKPKSHTTGISESSNAKESSLDRDVPRRGKIASLPLCSPSTPASSGGDSSRENGPTQPSISSSTSANESFNCDGTGSSTKQNGTTTQKQDIKPQRAGQVGLENEDCSPKLLKFKKGKTTDIESENSSPRRQKFRQVTVQDKRENENGNGNPRGKGLSRSTADGHSDAATKDEVMTVNLRSHAIEDTKETPSLFNNVLEVTASKLAKTRRSKVKALVGAFETIISLQDPKSSPLIGRS